DNA from Amorphoplanes friuliensis DSM 7358:
CGCGGAGGCCCGGCCGTAATCGTGGGCCTGGTAGAAGATCTGGTAGATCGTGTACGGGAGGTTCGCCGTACCGAGACCGCCGGAGGTGATCGTGAAAACGGCGTCGAAGTTCTGCACGATGTAGATCGAGCCGAGCAGCGCGCCGAGCTCGAGGTACTGGCGCAGGTGCGGCAGCGTCATGCTGCGGAAGATCTGCCAGCTGCTGGCGCCGTCGATGCGCGCCGCCTCCACGACGTCGAGCGGACGGCCCTGGAGCCCGGCCAGCAGGATGAGCATCATGAACGGCGTCCACTGCCAGACCAGGGCGAAGATGACCGACCAGAGCGGCGCGTTGCTGATCCAGTCCGGTTGCGGGGCGTCGGCCCCGAAGAGCCCCCAGAGCCAGGTCAGAGCGCCGTTGAAGAGGCCGTACTCGGGGTTGTAGAGAGCGTGCTTCCAGAGCAGGGCCGCGGCGACCGGCACGACCAGGAACGGCGCGATCATCATCGTGCGGACCGCGCCCCGGCCGCGGAACTTGCGGTCCAGCAGCAGCGCGATGCCCAGGCCGAGGATCAGGCTGATCAGGACCACACCGACGGTGAGCAGGATCGTCGTCCAGACGGCGTCCCGCATGTTGACGTCGGTGAAGACGCGCTTGAAGTTGTCGATCCCGGCGAACCCGCGCTCGTCCGGGTAGTACGCGTTCCAGTCCATGAACGAGATGACCAGGGTCGCCACGAACGGCAGCTGGGTCACGATGATCATGAAGATGAGCGCCGGCAGCAATGGTGCCCGGCGTGCCCAGCCCGCGGCCCGGCGAGCGGCGCCGGGCGGGCTCGGAGGAGTGGTGCCGACCCGGCCCTCACCGGTCTTCTCGGCTACGGAAGTCATGACACGAACCCCTCTCAGCCGTTCTCGCGGGATCGGTACCGTTCGGCGACGTCGTCGGCCAGACGTTGACCACGTTTCAGGGCCTCGTCGACGGACATCTGCCCGGCGATGGCCGAGCTGACGTACTGCGAGACCTGCGTACCGAGGTCGGTGAACTCCGGGATGTCGACGAACTGGATGCCGATCGCCGGGCGCGGCTGGACGCCGGGGTTGCGGGGGTCGGCACTGGAGATGGCCTGCTCGGTGGGCTCGGCGAAGGCCGACGCCTCCTTGAGATAGTCCTGGTTCTCGTACGTCGAGGCGCGTTTGCCGGCCGGCACCTTGGACCAGCCGAGCTGACTGCCGACCAGCTCCTCGTACTCCTTGCTCGACGCCCAGGAGATGAACTTCCAGGCGTTGTCCTTCTTCTTGCTGGCCTGCTGGATGCTCCACGACCAGGCGTAGAGCCAGCCGGAACTCTGCGTCTTGACCACCGGCGCGGCGACGTAGCCCATCTTGCCCTTGACCGGGGAGTCGGCGGCCTCGAGCGAGCCGGCGGCGCTGGTCGCGTCGTACCACATGGCGACGTTGCCCTGGATCAGGTTGTTGAGGCACTCGGTGAAGCCGGCCTGCGGTGCGCCGACCTCGCCGTGCGCCCGGACCAGGTCGACGTAGAACTGCGTGGCCTGCTTGAACTCCGGCGCGTCGACCCGGGCGTTCCAGTCCGCGTCGAACCACGTACCCCCGAAGGTGTTCACCACCGTCGTGAGCGGGGCGAAGATCTGGCCCCAGCCGGGCTGGCCGCGCAGGCAGATGCCGGCCATCCCGGGCTGTTTGCCGTCGACCTGGGCCGCGATGTCGGCGACCTGCTGCCAGGTCGGCTTCGCGGGCATCTGGATGCCCTGCGCGTCGAGGACGTCCTTGCGGTACATCAGGAAGGAGGACTCGCCGTAGAACGGTTCGCCGTACAGCTTGTTGTCGTCGGCGGTCAGCGACTTCGTCATCGGCGGCAGGATGTCCGCCTGGTTGAAGGCCGTGTCGGCCGCGACGTAGGTGTCCAGCGGCGCGATCCACTTGCTCTTCGCGTAGATCGGGATCTCGAAGTTGCTCAGCGAGGCGATGTCGTACTGACCGGCCTGACTGGAGAACTCCTGGCTGATCTTGTCGCGGACGTCGTTCTCCGGCAGGACCGTGAAGTTGACGTTGATGCCGGTCTGCTTGGTGAAGTTGTCCGCGGTCAGGTTCTGCAGGTCGATCATCTGCGGGTTGTTGACCATCAGGACGTCGATGCTGTTCGCGTCGCTGGAGCCCCCGCCGCCCCCGCCCCAGCCGGCACATCCGGCGAGTGCCACCGCCAGCAGCGCTGCCGCCGCTCCCGACATAACCGCGCGAATGCGAGCACGAGACATGGGGCCTCCCCGGCGAGGCGGAACGAACGCCGGCATCTGTGACGCCGGTAACACACCGGACTCAGTAGATGCCTGTGATCGACAGCATGTCAACCGTTCGTCACTCAGTGCTGCATATATGGGTATCTAATTGCCCGAAGGTCCTCAGGCGACCCGTGCGGACTGCCCGCGGACCGTGACGACATCGCCGGGATGCAACTGCCGGCCGCGCCGGGTGTCGACCTCACCGTTGACCGAGACATCGCCGACAGAGATCAGCACCTTGGCCTCCCCACCGGTGTCGATGAGGTCGGCCAGCTTGAGGAACTGTCCGAGTCTGATCATGTCGCTGTCGATCGCCACGTCACGCATGCCGACCATCATGCCGAACCCGCCGAAAGAAAGTTCGCAGCGGTTGAACCATTCGGCCGCCTCAACCGAACTACCCGTCGTGAGGCATCTCGAGAAGCACCGCCGGGCGGGCGTCCTGGCCGCCGCCGTCGCCACGGGTGTGCTGTGCGCGGCTTCCCCCGCCGCCGCCGACGTGACGGTCAGCCCGCCGACCGCGCCCCAGGGCAGCGGCACCAACGTGACGTTCCGGGTGACGAACACCGCCCAGAGCGCGATCACGCGGGTGAAGCTCGTCCTCCCCGCGGACCAGCCGGTCGCCGAGGTCTACCCGCTCTCGGTCGACAACTGGGCGCCGCAGATCGTCCAGCGCGACCTCGACAAACCGCTGACCAGCATCCACGGCGGTCAGCCG
Protein-coding regions in this window:
- a CDS encoding ABC transporter substrate-binding protein; protein product: MSRARIRAVMSGAAAALLAVALAGCAGWGGGGGGSSDANSIDVLMVNNPQMIDLQNLTADNFTKQTGINVNFTVLPENDVRDKISQEFSSQAGQYDIASLSNFEIPIYAKSKWIAPLDTYVAADTAFNQADILPPMTKSLTADDNKLYGEPFYGESSFLMYRKDVLDAQGIQMPAKPTWQQVADIAAQVDGKQPGMAGICLRGQPGWGQIFAPLTTVVNTFGGTWFDADWNARVDAPEFKQATQFYVDLVRAHGEVGAPQAGFTECLNNLIQGNVAMWYDATSAAGSLEAADSPVKGKMGYVAAPVVKTQSSGWLYAWSWSIQQASKKKDNAWKFISWASSKEYEELVGSQLGWSKVPAGKRASTYENQDYLKEASAFAEPTEQAISSADPRNPGVQPRPAIGIQFVDIPEFTDLGTQVSQYVSSAIAGQMSVDEALKRGQRLADDVAERYRSRENG
- a CDS encoding RNA-binding S4 domain-containing protein, producing the protein MRDVAIDSDMIRLGQFLKLADLIDTGGEAKVLISVGDVSVNGEVDTRRGRQLHPGDVVTVRGQSARVA
- a CDS encoding carbohydrate ABC transporter permease, whose protein sequence is MTSVAEKTGEGRVGTTPPSPPGAARRAAGWARRAPLLPALIFMIIVTQLPFVATLVISFMDWNAYYPDERGFAGIDNFKRVFTDVNMRDAVWTTILLTVGVVLISLILGLGIALLLDRKFRGRGAVRTMMIAPFLVVPVAAALLWKHALYNPEYGLFNGALTWLWGLFGADAPQPDWISNAPLWSVIFALVWQWTPFMMLILLAGLQGRPLDVVEAARIDGASSWQIFRSMTLPHLRQYLELGALLGSIYIVQNFDAVFTITSGGLGTANLPYTIYQIFYQAHDYGRASAAAVIVVIGTIIIATFALRTVSSLFKEDPGR